One window of Triticum dicoccoides isolate Atlit2015 ecotype Zavitan chromosome 5A, WEW_v2.0, whole genome shotgun sequence genomic DNA carries:
- the LOC119301458 gene encoding homeobox-leucine zipper protein HOX25-like has protein sequence MESGRLIFGSAAPCRAAGGGGGQMMLFGGSGSFLGGSPVVAGVEDGRRKRPFLTTVDEELQMDEEMYGYYGLDEHAPERKRRLTAEQVRALERSFEEEKRKLEPERKSELARRLGIAPRQVAVWFQNRRARWKAKQLEQDFDALRAAHDELLAGRDALLADNHRLRSQVTSLTEKLQAKESSELEERTAVSGTADAGVPAVELKEGYAACDGAAGLLLAGFAGGANDSPESNSYLADARSPPSSSDDDCAGAVSGELNSCALFLPEYAMLDVAAAERGSVQQGEEEEEEAQRKYWAWFWS, from the exons ATGGAATCCGGCCGCCTCATTTTCGGTTCGGCCGCGCCGTGCCGCGCTGCCGGCGGCGGAGGAGGTCAGATGATGCTCTTTGGCGGCAGTGGGAGCTTCCTTGGAG GCTCGCCGGTGGTGGCCGGCGTGGAGGACGGGCGGCGTAAGAGGCCGTTCTTGACAACGGTGGACGAGGAGCTCCAGATGGACGAGGAGATGTACGGGTACTACGGCCTCGACGAGCACGCGCCCGAGAGGAAGCGCCGGCTGACGGCGGAGCAGGTGCGCGCGCTGGAGCGGAGCTTCGAGGAGGAGAAGCGGAAGCTGGAGCCGGAGCGGAAGAGCGAGCTGGCGCGGCGGCTGGGAATCGCGCCGCGGCAGGTGGCCGTGTGGTTCCAGAACCGCCGCGCGCGCTGGAAGGCGAAGCAGCTCGAGCAGGACTTCGATGCTCTCAGGGCCGCCCACGACGAGCTGCTCGCCGGACGCGACGCGCTCCTCGCCGACAACCACCGACTACGATCGCAG GTGACATCACTGACCGAGAAACTGCAAGCCAAGGAGTCGTCGGAGCTAGAGGAGCGAACCGCCGTGTCAGGCACGGCAGATGCCGGTGTCCCAGCCGTTGAACTGAAAGAAGGCTACGCCGCCTGCGATGGCGCGGCGGGGCTACTGCTGGCCGGTTTCGCCGGGGGAGCCAACGACAGCCCGGAGTCCAACTCTTACCTGGCCGACGCGCGCTCACCTCCGTCGTCCTCAGACGACGACTGCGCCGGAGCGGTCAGCGGCGAGCTGAACAGCTGCGCCCTCTTCCTCCCGGAGTACGCCATGCTCGACGTCGCGGCCGCGGAGCGCGGGAGCGTCCAacaaggggaggaggaagaggaggaggcgcaGCGCAAGTACTGGGCGTGGTTCTGGAGCTGA